The DNA window ACGCAAGGAATAAACTATGAGCAGCACCAAGAGCGCATTGATCACTGGCATCACCGGGCAAGATGGTGCTTACCTCTCCCGTCTTCTCCTCGGCAAAGGATACGAGGTGTACGGCGTGCTTGCTCGGCGCAGCTCTGACACGCTGTGGCGGCTTCGCGAACTCGGCATCGACACCGAGGTCCGCTTGCTCGACGGCGACCTGACCGACCTTTCCTCGATGATCCGCGCCATGGAAATCTCGCGCGCCAGCGAGGTGTACAACCTCGGCGCCCAGAGTTTCGTCGGCAGCTCCTGGCAGCAGCCGCTGCTGACCGCGCAAGTCGACGGCGTCGGCGCGCTGAACGTGCTTGAGGCGGTGCGTATCGTCAACTCGCAGGCCCACTTCTATCAAGCCTCTACCAGTGAAATGTTCGGTCTGATCCAGGCCGAGATGCAAGACGAAAAGACGCCGTTCTATCCGCGCAGTCCGTACGGCGTGGCCAAGCTGATGGCGCACTGGGCGACGGTGAACTATCGCGAGAGCTTTGGTCTGCACGCTTCCAGCGGCATCCTCTTCAATCACGAATCCCCGCTGCGCGGCATCGAGTTCGTAACCCGCAAGGTCACCGACGCGGTCGCGCGGATCAAGCTCGGTAAGCAGAAGGAGCTGCGTTTGGGCAATATCGATGCCAAGCGCGACTGGGGCTTCGCTGGCGACTACGTCGAGGCGATGTGGCTGATGACTCAGCAGGACCGGGCGGACGACTATGTGGTTGCAACCGGGTTGACGACGACTGTGCGCGAAATGTGCGAAATCGCGTTCTCCCATGTCGGTTTGAAGATGGACGATCACTTGGTTATCGATCCCAAGTTCTTCCGTCCGGCCGAAGTGGATGTGTTGCTCGGCAATCCGGCCAAGGCAAAGGCCAAGCTTGGCTGGGCTCCTAAGACTTCGTTGGCCGAACTGATCACGATGATGGTCGACGCGGATCTGCGCCG is part of the Lysobacter firmicutimachus genome and encodes:
- a CDS encoding GDP-mannose 4,6-dehydratase yields the protein MSSTKSALITGITGQDGAYLSRLLLGKGYEVYGVLARRSSDTLWRLRELGIDTEVRLLDGDLTDLSSMIRAMEISRASEVYNLGAQSFVGSSWQQPLLTAQVDGVGALNVLEAVRIVNSQAHFYQASTSEMFGLIQAEMQDEKTPFYPRSPYGVAKLMAHWATVNYRESFGLHASSGILFNHESPLRGIEFVTRKVTDAVARIKLGKQKELRLGNIDAKRDWGFAGDYVEAMWLMTQQDRADDYVVATGLTTTVREMCEIAFSHVGLKMDDHLVIDPKFFRPAEVDVLLGNPAKAKAKLGWAPKTSLAELITMMVDADLRRLSP